The following coding sequences lie in one Apium graveolens cultivar Ventura chromosome 1, ASM990537v1, whole genome shotgun sequence genomic window:
- the LOC141717101 gene encoding uncharacterized protein LOC141717101, with translation MKEIEPLNDFYMKLNNLVTNIRVLGENMEETYVVKTLLRAVPSRILQIASAMKQFGNLETMFVEEVIGSLKAHEERTRGQIESNDGKLLLTKDEWRKRESTESQLFLTREEWLKKTGKDGTHGSWDSRGKSMNHGIRDRSKLKCFNCGAYGHYASECRKPRRGKEKEQESEVSLTQVDDDEPTLLMEECRGMTRVLVLLNEVGVTSSMGQQHKYKGDISVWYLDNGASNHMTGERSRFKELDENVHGQVRFGDGSTVCIKDK, from the coding sequence ATGAAAGAAATAGAGCCACTCAATGATTTTTATATGAAACTGAACAACTTGGTTACTAATATTCGAGTTTTAGGGGAGAACATGGAGGAGACTTATGTGGTTAAGACGTTGCTGAGAGCAGTTCCATCGAGAATCCTACAAATAGCTTCTGCGATGAAACAGTTTGGGAACTTGGAGACGATGTTTGTCGAGGAGGTTATTGGTTCCCTGAAGGCACATGAAGAAAGAACACGAGGACAAATCGAGAGCAATGATGGTAAGTTGCTGTTGACAAAAGATGAATGGAGAAAAAGGGAAAGCACAGAGAGTCAGCTTTTCTTGACAAGAGAAGAGTGGTTGAAGAAGACAGGCAAGGATGGAACTCATGGCTCATGGGATAGCCGTGGCAAATCTATGAATCATGGGATTCGTGATAGAAGCAAACTGAAATGCTTTAACTGTGGTGCTTATGGGCACTACGCTTCAGAATGCCGTAAGCCACGACGAGGAAAAGAGAAGGAGCAAGAATCTGAGGTGAGTCTCACTCAAGTTGATGATGATGAACCTACACTCCTAATGGAAGAGTGCAGAGGTATGACAAGAGTCCTCGTTCTTTTGAACGAAGTAGGAGTAACATCATCAATGGGACAACAACATAAGTACAAAGGAGACATAAGTGTTTGGTACCTAGATAACGGAGCCAGTAACCATATGACTGGAGAACGCTCGAGATTTAAAGAGTTGGACGAGAATGTGCACGGGCAAGTTAGGTTTGGAGATGGGTCAACAGTGTGCATTAAAGACAAATGA